Proteins from a genomic interval of Yarrowia lipolytica chromosome 1E, complete sequence:
- a CDS encoding uncharacterized protein (Compare to YALI0E24673g, weakly similar to uniprot|P53301 Saccharomyces cerevisiae YGR189c CRH1), giving the protein MRLSLSVVASLAMSVMAQTYTDCNPLHETCPADKALGTSKSFDFTQGPSDDFPPSFKPHRITYSNDTGVSLAVVEQGDNPTIQSDFYIMFGRVEAVVQAAPGQGIISSVVLQSDDLDEIDLEWIGGDANNVQTNFYIQGNTTTYDRGAIHPVANSNSEFHTYTVEWTKDDLTWFIDGEAVRTVPSTFSQGYPQSPMNIRIGVWAGGDPTNNAGVIEWAGGETDYTKSPYPMYVKSVNVQDYSTGSEYSYSDHSGTWESIVAKDGEVNANAPVEEVPEETTSAVESSIPVETSAAVESSAVESSAVESSAVESSAPITSAPAPVSSAPAFTNSTISTGVSSGAVVTVEATEHVESTLTKTVTHCEDNKCVSKPQPTVTVTKHCTLDKCVSKTIPVEYVTVTATTTKVVTEICPEAKCHKISSVPVRPAPTEAPLKPTNLKTTQTVTKTGTVVVKTDTPKSEPASEVSKPTTESKPTAESKPTAESKPVAKPTGSSPVEVPAEGKSTQTIHLTQIVTIGTQTVQTVIPQSDIPTAAPQTSPVVQVNNGTVPQVPQAPNTFPAQANGAASKAVSVVAAMVAMVALLI; this is encoded by the coding sequence ATGCGACTTTCTCTTTCCGTTgtggcctccttggccatgtctGTTATGGCCCAGACTTACACCGATTGCAACCCTCTGCACGAGACCTGTCCCGCCGATAAGGCTCTTGGAACCTCCAAGTCCTTCGATTTCACCCAGGGTCCCTCCGACGACTTCCCTCCTTCCTTCAAGCCCCACCGAATCACCTACTCCAACGACACTGGTGTTTCTCtggctgttgttgagcaggGCGACAACCCCACCATTCAGTCCGACTTTTACATCATGTTTGGCCGAGTTGAGGCCGTGGTCCAGGCCGCCCCTGGTCAGGGAATCATCTCGTCTGTGGTTCTCCAGTCCGACGATCTCGATGAGATTGATCTGGAATGgattggaggagatgctAACAACGTACAGACTAACTTCTACATCCAGGGTAACACCACCACTTACGACCGAGGTGCCATCCACCCCGTCGCTAACTCCAACTCCGAGTTCCACACCTACACTGTTGAGTGGACCAAGGATGACCTTACCTGGTTCATTGACGGAGAGGCCGTCCGAACCGTGCCTTCCACCTTTTCTCAGGGATACCCCCAGTCTCCTATGAACATCCGAATTGGCGTGTGGGCCGGAGGAGACCCCACCAACAACGCTGGCGTCATTGAGTGGGCCGGCGGAGAGACCGATTACACCAAGAGCCCCTACCCCATGTACGTCAAGTCTGTGAACGTCCAGGACTACTCCACTGGATCCGAGTACTCCTACTCTGACCACTCTGGAACCTGGGAGTCCATTGTCGCCAAGGACGGTGAAGTTAACGCTAACGCTcctgttgaggaggtgCCTGAGGAGACTACTTCTGCCGTGGAGTCTTCCATTCCTGTTGAGACCTCCGCTGCTGTCGAGTCTTCTGCTGTCGAGTCTTCTGCTGTCGAGTCTTCTGCTGTCGAGTCTTCTGCTCCCATCacttctgctcctgctcccgtCTCCTCTGCTCCCGCCTtcaccaactccaccatctccaccgGTGTTTCTTCCGGCGCTGTTGTCACCGTTGAGGCCACCGAGCACGTCGAGTCCACCTTGACCAAGACCGTCACCCACTGCGAGGACAACAAGTGCGTCTCTAAGCCTCAGCCTACTGTGACAGTCACCAAGCACTGCACCCTGGACAAGTGTGTTTCTAAGACCATCCCCGTCGAGTACGTTACCGTCACCGCCACTACCACCAAGGTGGTGACCGAGATCTGCCCCGAGGCCAAGTGCCACAAGATCTCATCTGTCCCCGTTAGACCTGCTCCTACTGAGGCTCCTCTCAAGCccaccaacctcaagacCACTCAGACTGTTACCAAGACTGGAACTGTTGTTGTTAAGACCGATACCCCCAAGTCTGAGCCTGCCTCTGAGGTTTCCAAGCCCACTACCGAGTCCAAGCCCACTGCCGAGTCCAAGCCCACTGCTGAGTCCAAGCCCGTTGCTAAGCCCACTGGCTCTTCTCCCGTCGAGGTTCCCGCTGAGGGTAAGTCTACCCAGACTATCCACCTGACCCAGATTGTCACCATTGGAACCCAGACCGTCCAGACTGTTATCCCCCAGTCTGACATCCCCACCGCTGCTCCCCAGACTTCTCCCGTCGTCCAGGTCAACAACGGTACCGTCCCTCAGGTCCCCCAGGCTCCCAACACCTTCCCTGCCCAGGCTAACGGAGCTGCCTCCAAGGCCGTCTCCGTGGTCGCCGCTATGGTCGCCATGGTTGCCCTGCTCATTTAA